GGAACTGTCCTGCGCCCTGGTGGCCAAGGGCTACAATGTGCAAGAGATCCGCAAGGCCTCAGAGATCGTCTATGACCGCAACCAGGGGGAGTTCATCCTCACCCGGGACACCCGGGCCCTGGCCAGACGCCACGTCACGGCCACGTTGGTGGTGGCCGCGACCTATACGGTGTTGCCCGGGGAGGTGCGGTTCAACGTGGAGGTCATGGATGCCAGAAACAACAACATCGTGGCCATGAGCAGCCGCAGTCTGGCCAAAACCCAGGAAGTGGCGGCGCTTTTGGGACGTTCCGGACTTTCCGCCGTAGGGCCGACGGTGTCCACCGTGGATACGGCCTCTTTCCAGCGGGAGCTGTTTCCGTATCTGCGCTGACCGCCCTGTTTCCGTGCTGACGCAAAAAACGGCCGTTCCCCAAGGGGGTGGCCGTTTTGCTGTTCACGAAGAAAACACCAGTTGGTTCATACAAACACTGGCGTGTTTTTCTAGGGTGGTGCGGCCTCTTTCCAGCGGGAGCTGCTTCCGTATCTGCGCTGACCGCCCTGTCTCCGTGCTGACGCAAAAAACGGCCGTTCCCCAAGGGAGCGGCCGTTTCCGTTGATCACGAGGGAAAACCCATTGGTTCATAAAAACACTGGCGTGTTTTTATGGGGCGGTTTCGGCCTCCTTTCAGCGGGAACGGCTTGCGTATCTGCGTCGATAGATCTGTTTCTTCGCTGTCGCAAGAAACGAACATTCCCAGAAAGAAGCGGTTGTTTTAGCGGATTTTGAGAAGGAAACCGGTTGGTTCCTCAAAAGAGCGGCGTGTGTTTTATGGGGCGGGTTCAAAACCCTTTCAAAGTGAATTGCCCCTTTGTTGACGTTGATAGCTCTGTTTCTCTCCTGTCGCAAGAAACGGCCGTTCCCGAAAGGAAACGGCCGTTTTTGAACTTCAGAACGAAGAAGGCAGCTTCAGTCTTACAAAACCGGCCTCGTTCTCACCACGGCTGGACGATTCCGTCTTTTCCGGCCGGAGAGCGAACGCCACCCCAAAGGGATCAGGCCTCAAGCACCTTGCGCAACTCATCCTCTTTGTCCTTCGCCAGGGAGGTCCGAAGGATCTTGCCCTTGCCCGCAAACGCCTTGAGGTCGTCCAGAACCTTGTCCGCCGTCATCTTGCGAACCAGGACAAACAACGCGGAATTGCCCGGCTGAAACGACTCGGCCATATCCTTCATCATCTTGTCGTCGATGCCGATGTCCGCGAGCTTGCCGGAAATCGCCCCTGCCCCGGCCCCCACGGCCAGACCCAAAAGCGGATTGAAGAAGATCATGCCGATCAGCATGCCCCAGAAGCCGCCGCTAAGCGCGCCTGCGGCGGTCAGGTTCACGGCCTGATGCAGCTTGATCTTGCCCTCGGCGTCCTTGGTCACGACCACGACGTCATCCATCTCGATCAGGTATTCTTTCTGCAGTTTGGCCAGTTCGGCCCGCATTTCCAAGGCGGTGTGCTCATCATCGAAAAGTACGGCGACAAGATCACTCATCTGTGGACTCCTTTCTGCGTTGATTCCGTTTCGCTGTTGGCGACGGGAATTCGGCCTAGTGCCGTGTTTCAGGGTTCGGGGCCTCTTTCATGAGCGTGGAGGACAGGTTCGGCGTGGTGTCCGAACGGCCGCAGAAGAGCTTTTCCGGGTCGGCGCACACCAGGGCCGTTTCCAGCACCTGGTCCATGTGCGCCACACGGATGATCTCCAGATCCTTCAAGATGGCCTCGGGCACTTCCTTTAAGTCTTTCTCATTCTCCTCGGGGATGATCACCGTACGGATGCGGCCCCGGTGGGCGGCGAGCAACTTTTCGCGCAGGCCGCCGATGGGCAGCACCCTGCCGCGCAGGGTGATCTCGCCGGTCATGGCCAGGTCGTTGCGCACGGGCAGGTTGAGAAGCGCCGAGATGAGCGTGGTGGCCAGCGTAATGCCCGCCGACGGCCCGTCCTTGGGGATGGCCCCCTCGGGCACGTGGATATGGATGTCGATTTCCTTGTGGAAATCGGGCTTGAGGCCAAACAGGGCCGAACGGGAGCGCAGGTAGCTCACGGCCGCCTTGGCCGACTCCTGCATCACGTCGCCGAGCTTGCCGGTGATCTCCACCTTGCCCGAGCCTGGCATGATCACCGCCTCCACCATGAGCATCTCGCCGCCAAGCTCGGTGTAGGCCATGCCGTTGCACAACCCCACCTGGGCCTTTTCCTCCTTCTCGCCGTGGCGGAACTTGGTCACCCCGAGGTAGGATTGCAGGTTCTGCTTGGTCACGGCGACGGACTTGCCCGGATCCTTCTTCTCCACGATCTTTCTGGCCACCTTGCGGCAGATGGAGGCCAGTTCGCGTTCCAGGTTGCGCACCCCTGCCTCGCGGGTATAGCGGCGCACGACTTCAAGCATCGCATTGTCGGAAATCGACAGGTTGGCTTCCTTGAGCCCATGCTGCTTGAGGTTTTTCGGCATGAGGAAGCGGCGGCCGATCTGCATCTTCTCGTTTTCCAGGTAGCCCGGAATACGGATGATCTCCATGCGGTCCTGCAGCGGCAGGGGGATGGTGTGCAGGGCGTTGGCCGTGGTGATGAAAAAGACCTTGGACAGGTCGTAGTCCAGGTCCAGGTAATGGTCGTTGAAGGCCCCGTTCTGCTCGGGGTCCAGGACTTCGAGCAGGGCCGAGGACGGGTCGCCCCGGAAATCCGTGCTCATCTTGTCCACTTCGTCCAGGCAAAATACCGGGTTGTTGAATTTGACGCGCTTTAGGGACTGGATGATCTTGCCCGGCAGCGCCCCCACATAGGTGCGGCGATGGCCGCGAATCTCGGCCTCGTCGCGCACGCCGCCAAGCGACAGGCGCACGAACTCCCGGCCCATGGCCCGGGCGATGGACTTGGCCAGGGATGTCTTGCCCACCCCGGGAGGGCCGACCAGACAGAGGATGGGGCCCTTCAAGGTCTCCACCAGGGACTGTACGGCCAGATATTCGAGGATGCGCTGCTTGGGCTTGTCCAGGCCGTAATGATCCTCGTTCAGGATGGTCTCGGCCTGGGTCAGGTCCAGGTCCGTGGGCTGGAGCACGTTCCAGGGCAGATCGAGAATCCACTCCACGTAGTTGCGCACCACGGTGTATTCAGCCGAAGACGGCGGAATCTGCTTGAGCTTTTTGATCTCCCGGAGGGTCTTCTCCCGGGCCTCGTCGGACATGTCCTTGGCCCGCAGCCGCTCCTCGAACTCCGCGGCCTCGGCGGCCGGGTCGTCCTCGCGGCCCATCTCCTTGTTGATGGCCTTGAGCTGCTCGTTTAAATAATATTCCTTCTGGTTCTTCTCCATCTGCTGCTTGACGCGATTTTTGATGCGCTTTTCCAGGGACGAAATCTCGATCTCGCCCTGAAGGAACCCGTAGGCCTCCTCCAGGCGCTTGATAGCCGAGGTTTCTTCGAGCACGCCCTGTTTTTTGATGTAGTCCACCTTGAGGTGGGGCATCACCGCGTCGGCCAGCTTTCCAGGCAACGTAATGGAATTGATGGCTAAAATGGTCTCTGGGGCGAGCTTTTTGTTGATGCGGCCGTACTGCTCCAGGGCCTCCTGGGTGGCCCGGATGAGCGCGTCGGCCTCGGCCCCGGCCATGTCTTCGTCGGGCAGCCGGGCCACGCGCACCAGCACGTTGTCGGCGTTGAACTCTTCGCTGGTGTCCTCGGGCTCCCACCGGGCCCGGTACAGGCCTTCGAAAAGCACCTTGATGGTGCCGTCGGGCAGCCGCAGCATCTGGAGAATCTTGGACACGGTGCCCACGGTGAACAGGTCGTCCGGGGTGGGCCGTTCCGTCTCCGGGGCGCGCTGGGCCACGAGAAAAATCTTTTTGTCGTGGGTGGCCACGGCGTTCTCGATGGCCTTGATGGAGGCCTCGCGGCCCACGAAAAGCGGCACGATGGAGCGCGGGAACATGACCACTTCCCGCAGGCTCATCATGGGCAGCAAGGCGTCTTCAAAGGAATTTTTATGATTATCAAACAGAAACGAGGACATAAAACCTCCATGGACTGTCGGGACTTGGGGGCGCGTCCATGCACGAACCACCGCAGCGGCTCTCATGAAGCGGATCGGGCATCTCGTCGCGGCGTTCCAGTGCGGCCCGGCAGGGTCGTCTCCAGCCGTGCCGTCTGGCATCGTCTCCCGGCGCGGACCCGAAACGAAATCCGCGCCAGGGACGAAGGTCAAGTAAGGACGGAAAACCCGTTGTCAAACCGCCGGGCGCGAAAATGGCGCCGTCCTCCCCACGGCCGCCGCTGGCGGCAGGCCATGCCGGATCGGCCATGCGGCGGGTCAGGCGCTTTTGACTTCCTGATGATAGAACAGCAGGGGTTCGAGCCCCTTCTCCACGACAGCCTTGTTCACCACGCACTCCTTGACCCCGGTCAAGGAGGGCAGCTTGTACATGATGTCCAGCATGATGGTTTCCATGACGTTGCGCAGGCCGCGCGCGCCGGTCTTGCGCTCAATGGCCTTCTCCGAGATGGCGTCCAAGGCGTTTTTGGTGAACCGCAGACGCACCTTGTCCAGCTCGAAAAGCTTCTGGTACTGGCGCACCAGGGCGTTTTTGGGCTCGGTGAGAATGCGCACCAGATGGTCCTTGGTCAGTTCCGTCAGGCTGGTGATGATGGGCACGCGGCCCACAAACTCGGGGATCAGGCCGAACTTGATCAGGTCCGCCGGATGGGCCTGGGACAGCACCACGGACAGCTCGTCCTCGCGCTTGGACTCCACCTTGGCCCCGAAACCGATGCTGGTGCCGCGAAGCCGTTGCCCAACGATCTTCTCCAGGCCGATAAACGCCCCGCCCACCACAAACAGGATGTTGGAGGTGTTTAAGCGGATGAACTCCTGCTGCGGGTGCTTGCGGCCGCCCTTGGGCGGGATGTTGGCCTCGGTGCCCTCGATGATTTTCAGGAGCGCCTGCTGCACGCCCTCGCCGGACACGTCGCGGGTGATGGAGGGGCTGTCGCCCTTGCGGGCGATCTTGTCGATCTCGTCGATATAGATGATGCCCTTGGAGGCGGCCTCGATGTCGTAGTCGGCGTTTTGCAAAAGCTGGACGAGGATGTTCTCCACGTCCTCGCCCACGTACCCGGCCTCGGTCAGGGTGGTGGCGTCGGCGATGGCGAACGGCACGTTCAGGATGCGGGCCAGGGTCTGGGCCAAAAGCGTCTTGCCCGAGCCCGTGGGGCCGATGAGCAGGATGTTGCTCTTGTCGATCTCCACGTCGTCGGGATGCTTGGCGGCGTGGTAAACGCGCTTGTAGTGGTTGTGTACGGCCACGGCCAGGATCTTTTTGGCCTGGTCCTGGCCGATGACGTATTCGTCCAAAAGGCGCTTGATCTCGGCCGGAGCCAGGAGCTTCCCGGCCTCGGTCTCCTCGGTCAGCGACTCCTGGGCGATGATCTCATTGCACAGGGAGACGCATTCGTCGCAGATGTAGACATCGGGACCGGCAATGAGCCGCTGCACTTCGTCCTGGCTTTTGCCGCAAAAAGAGCAGGACAGCTCGTTCGACAGGGGATTTTTCTTTTTTGTCATGGTCGGTCACCCGTTTCGGTCCCCGTCGGCGGCTCTGGTCGCCGCCGGGAGTCCGGCGTTACCTGCGGCCCGGCGCAAAAAGCGCCGCGCCATCAGGGATCATTCCTCGGCCTTTTCCGGCAACGGCTCGCGCGAGGTCAGCACCTTGTCCACAAGGCCGTACACCCGGGCTTCCTCGGCGCTCATGAAATAGTCGCGCTCGGTGTCGGCCTGGACCTTTTCAATGTTCATCCCGGTATGCCGGGCCATAAGCTCGTTTAAATGCTCACGCATGCGGATGATCTCGCGGGCGTGGATGTCGATGTCCGTGGCCTGTCCCTGGAAGCCGCCCAGGGGCTGATGGATCAGGATGCGGCTGTTGGGCAGGGCGTAGCGCATGCCCGGGGCCCCGGCGCACAACAAAAATGCCCCCATGCTGGCGGCCTGCCCCATGCACAGGGTGGACACCGGCGGCAGCACATACTGCATGGTGTCGTAAATGGCCATGCCGGCGGTGATGACCCCGCCGGGGGAGTTGATGTACAGGTTGATGGGTTTCTCCGGATCCTCGGACTCCAGGAAAAGGAGCTGGGCGCAGACCAGGTTGGCCACATGGTCGTCGATGGCGCTGCCCAAAAGGATGATCCGGTCCCGCAGCAGGCGGGAATAGATGTCGTAGGCCCGCTCGGTGCGCCCCGTGGTCTCGATGACGATAGGTATGGTGGACATGATGGTCATGTATCCTTCGTAAACGTGAAAAACAAGCCGGAGCCCGTACCGGACGCCACGCCTCCAAAACAAGTGCAAGAACCGGGCCTGAAAATGTGCAAAATGCCGGGTTCCTATTCCCCGGCTTCCGCCTGCGCGGCCTCCCCGGCGAGCTCGACGCTCTCGACGGCAGGCACTTTTTTGACGTTGGCCTTGCTGTAGATCAGCTCCACGGCCTTGTCCGCCAAAAGCTTGTCCCGCACCGGGATGACCAGGTTGTTCTGCTCATAGTACTGCTTGAGGGTCAGAACGTCCTGGTTGGTCTTCTGGGAAAGCTGGTTGAAGTACTGGTCCATCTCCCTGGGCTCGACCTCAAGCCCTTCCTTCTCGGCCACGTTCATGAGGAAAATCTGGGTGCGGGCGATGTTCTCGGCCTGATCCCGAAATTCCGTGCGCAGCCCCTCCAGGGTCTTGCCCGTGGATTCCAGGCTCTTGCCGCGCCGCTCCAGCCGCTCCACGAAGTCGTCGATGAGCTGCCCCAGGTGGGTCTCCACCAGGGACTCGGGCAGCGGGAAGTCCAGCTTGGCCAGGATGCCGTCCAACAGCTTCTTCTGGGCCGCCGCCTTGTGCAGATCCTGGCGCGATTTCTGATAGGACAGGTTGATGGCCTCGCGCATGCGCTCCAGGCTCTCGAAATGCCCGGCCTTCTGGGCCATGGCGTCGTCAAGCGGCGGCAGCTTCTTTTCCTTGATGACGTGCACGGCGACCTTCATGGTCACGGACTTGCCCGCCAGGGTCTGATTGATGAAATCCGCCGGGAAGGTCATCGGCCCTTCGCCCTGGCCGCCCGAGGGCACGGTCTTCACCAGGGCCTCGAACTCCGGCAGGGCCTGGGCCTCGCCCAGGGTGAGCTGGAAATTCTCGGCCTTGACGCCCGGGACGGGCACGCCGTCCTCGAAGGCCTCGAAGCTCAGGGACACCACCTCGCCGTCCTTGGCCGGACGGTTCTCGGCCAGGGGGGTGAGCTCGGCCAAGTTCCCCCGGATGCGGTCGATGACGGCCGCGACGTCCGATTCGGACACCACAACCTCTTCTTCCTCCACATCAAGGCCCATATAGGTGGGCAGCTCGAAGGCCGGGGCGTGCTCGAACTCGAAGGCGTATTCCACGGGCTGATCCTTGACCAGCTCCACCGTGTCCACATCGATGCGCGAGAGCGGGGACTTGCCGAGTTCGCCCATGATCTCGTTGATGTGCACGTTCAAAAGCTCGTTGGTGGCCTCGCCCACGATTTCCTTGCGAAAACGCGACTCCACCACGGAAGACGGCGCCTTGCCCTTGCGAAATCCCTTGAAATCCGCCTTCTGGCGGTAGATGGCCACGGTGGCGGTCAGGGCGGCGTTGGCCTCTTCGGCCGGAACCTTGACCTCGACTTTGGTCTTCACGGGGGAGACGACGATGACGTTATATTCCAAGACGATCCTCCTGATGTTTCCGTCCGGATCGGGGCCTGGGCCCTGTCCGGCGGTTGGCGTGCACGGAAGCCGCAGCCGATGTCCGACAGCGGTTTGTGGCGTTTCCAAGAAAGCAAATGAAGGATAATAAGGGACGATCTGCAAAAAGGGAAGACCCGGGACCGCAATCCGCTTCAATCATACTGAAATATCTTGAGTTTTTTTTCGCACCTCCCCCTGCCGCCTCGCATAGTCCGAAATTCGCCCGAAAAAACGGGCTGTTGACGCCCCAAAAGAAACCTTTTACCCCACCCCTTGTCCGGCTGCACCGGCATGGGGCCGACCGCCGCAGACCTTTGCCGCACAGGCGGCGCGAAAGGACGTTCGTCATGATTTCCTGGGTTCTCTATCCCCTCTTCGGCGCGCTGGCGGGGGTCATCGCCGGACTTTTGGGCGTTGGCGGCGGCATCGTGGTGGTGCCGGTGTTGGTGTT
Above is a genomic segment from Desulfolutivibrio sulfodismutans DSM 3696 containing:
- a CDS encoding FlgO family outer membrane protein is translated as MPGGPSGIGHGHRQKPAAPPPRYPEVAMALADDLDRQAAPRLGIGFPDNSRGLYWVVVTVPAQEDNLEASSGLGRLMAQELSCALVAKGYNVQEIRKASEIVYDRNQGEFILTRDTRALARRHVTATLVVAATYTVLPGEVRFNVEVMDARNNNIVAMSSRSLAKTQEVAALLGRSGLSAVGPTVSTVDTASFQRELFPYLR
- the lon gene encoding endopeptidase La → MSSFLFDNHKNSFEDALLPMMSLREVVMFPRSIVPLFVGREASIKAIENAVATHDKKIFLVAQRAPETERPTPDDLFTVGTVSKILQMLRLPDGTIKVLFEGLYRARWEPEDTSEEFNADNVLVRVARLPDEDMAGAEADALIRATQEALEQYGRINKKLAPETILAINSITLPGKLADAVMPHLKVDYIKKQGVLEETSAIKRLEEAYGFLQGEIEISSLEKRIKNRVKQQMEKNQKEYYLNEQLKAINKEMGREDDPAAEAAEFEERLRAKDMSDEAREKTLREIKKLKQIPPSSAEYTVVRNYVEWILDLPWNVLQPTDLDLTQAETILNEDHYGLDKPKQRILEYLAVQSLVETLKGPILCLVGPPGVGKTSLAKSIARAMGREFVRLSLGGVRDEAEIRGHRRTYVGALPGKIIQSLKRVKFNNPVFCLDEVDKMSTDFRGDPSSALLEVLDPEQNGAFNDHYLDLDYDLSKVFFITTANALHTIPLPLQDRMEIIRIPGYLENEKMQIGRRFLMPKNLKQHGLKEANLSISDNAMLEVVRRYTREAGVRNLERELASICRKVARKIVEKKDPGKSVAVTKQNLQSYLGVTKFRHGEKEEKAQVGLCNGMAYTELGGEMLMVEAVIMPGSGKVEITGKLGDVMQESAKAAVSYLRSRSALFGLKPDFHKEIDIHIHVPEGAIPKDGPSAGITLATTLISALLNLPVRNDLAMTGEITLRGRVLPIGGLREKLLAAHRGRIRTVIIPEENEKDLKEVPEAILKDLEIIRVAHMDQVLETALVCADPEKLFCGRSDTTPNLSSTLMKEAPNPETRH
- the tig gene encoding trigger factor, whose protein sequence is MEYNVIVVSPVKTKVEVKVPAEEANAALTATVAIYRQKADFKGFRKGKAPSSVVESRFRKEIVGEATNELLNVHINEIMGELGKSPLSRIDVDTVELVKDQPVEYAFEFEHAPAFELPTYMGLDVEEEEVVVSESDVAAVIDRIRGNLAELTPLAENRPAKDGEVVSLSFEAFEDGVPVPGVKAENFQLTLGEAQALPEFEALVKTVPSGGQGEGPMTFPADFINQTLAGKSVTMKVAVHVIKEKKLPPLDDAMAQKAGHFESLERMREAINLSYQKSRQDLHKAAAQKKLLDGILAKLDFPLPESLVETHLGQLIDDFVERLERRGKSLESTGKTLEGLRTEFRDQAENIARTQIFLMNVAEKEGLEVEPREMDQYFNQLSQKTNQDVLTLKQYYEQNNLVIPVRDKLLADKAVELIYSKANVKKVPAVESVELAGEAAQAEAGE
- the clpX gene encoding ATP-dependent Clp protease ATP-binding subunit ClpX, encoding MTKKKNPLSNELSCSFCGKSQDEVQRLIAGPDVYICDECVSLCNEIIAQESLTEETEAGKLLAPAEIKRLLDEYVIGQDQAKKILAVAVHNHYKRVYHAAKHPDDVEIDKSNILLIGPTGSGKTLLAQTLARILNVPFAIADATTLTEAGYVGEDVENILVQLLQNADYDIEAASKGIIYIDEIDKIARKGDSPSITRDVSGEGVQQALLKIIEGTEANIPPKGGRKHPQQEFIRLNTSNILFVVGGAFIGLEKIVGQRLRGTSIGFGAKVESKREDELSVVLSQAHPADLIKFGLIPEFVGRVPIITSLTELTKDHLVRILTEPKNALVRQYQKLFELDKVRLRFTKNALDAISEKAIERKTGARGLRNVMETIMLDIMYKLPSLTGVKECVVNKAVVEKGLEPLLFYHQEVKSA
- a CDS encoding DUF1269 domain-containing protein, with product MSDLVAVLFDDEHTALEMRAELAKLQKEYLIEMDDVVVVTKDAEGKIKLHQAVNLTAAGALSGGFWGMLIGMIFFNPLLGLAVGAGAGAISGKLADIGIDDKMMKDMAESFQPGNSALFVLVRKMTADKVLDDLKAFAGKGKILRTSLAKDKEDELRKVLEA
- the clpP gene encoding ATP-dependent Clp endopeptidase proteolytic subunit ClpP, with the protein product MSTIPIVIETTGRTERAYDIYSRLLRDRIILLGSAIDDHVANLVCAQLLFLESEDPEKPINLYINSPGGVITAGMAIYDTMQYVLPPVSTLCMGQAASMGAFLLCAGAPGMRYALPNSRILIHQPLGGFQGQATDIDIHAREIIRMREHLNELMARHTGMNIEKVQADTERDYFMSAEEARVYGLVDKVLTSREPLPEKAEE